The DNA region ACAACATTGGATccaacaacctcaacaTTGCCGTCCAGGAACACAGACTTGGCGTACTGGGCAATGTCCTCGGATGTGTACGATTTGGAGCCGTCGTAGAAAAGTGGCTTACCCAGGCCCGTTCTAAAGGTGATGGCGTGCAAAGCTTCCAGGGCCTTGAAGTCAGGGCTGCTGTTGGCGACCGCAGCCTCAGTCTTGGAGTATGGGAGGGCGATCTCGGTCAGTTCGTGAGGTCTGAAAAGAGTTCCGGTCAAAACGTCGCCAATAGCGTTGACGTAATATGGCAGAGCTTCCTTCAGGAACTTGGCCTCAAGCACCAGCGAGTCTCTGGTGACAGTGGCCTTGTATTCTCCTCCCAGCAGTTCGGATTCTCTCTTCAGTCTCAAACCGCTTCTGGCCTCGGTGTTGAGGAAGCTGGACGATGCAAGCAGGTGAGCCAGACCTGGGGCACTGGCCTTGGAACCTGCGTTTTTCACAATCACCTTGAGAGACGAAACTCCCGATCCTGGAGCCTCGACAGTGGTCACCTTGACGGCCTTTGGCACAGTCGTGGAGAAAGATCTGATCGACGTTCTTGCAAACATTCTTGCCCTGTTGTACTCGGATGGAAAACTTTTTTAACTTAAATGTTTGTTATAATTTCTAGCTAATTGGTTAGCCTGAAAAACTACACATCTCCCGGTGCGTCGTGGGgaagatatttttttccacggGATCACGGCGGCCAAAAGATTTTGGGAGCTGGCCGCCGAGGCCGGCTCGCTTCCCATGGCTCTACGTCCTACTTCACTTGTACAAGCGCCTCTATACCATATTTTTCATTACACGACACACTCAATGTAGTCATTGTGGGATTGGGCTTTCCTGTCCATCCCCTTGATTCGACAACTTGAGTGCTTTTATaaattcttcttctgtgATTGGACGGTGTAAATATTGTGACATCCGTCCACCACGACTAGGTCTTGGTCCTActtttctcttcttcatccgGGCTGTGTTCTTTCCCGCTTATGTAAGGTGtgctcttttttttttcataaaTTTTTACGTATCTGAGATCACATACCATGTCGGCTCGAGAAGGGGCTCCTACAGAGCTTCCACTGTCTATGAAGACTAAATCTCCCGAGTCGTTCTTGTTTACTTCTCTTTTGAAGCTGGTTCTCGGAGAGCAGGCGGCATATGTGTTTGGCATTCTTCTAGATCACAAAAGACTTACGCTGCCTCAATTGCAGAAGATGTGCAAGATGAAGATGTCGGCGGTGAAAAAGTCGCTTGTTTCTCTGCTACAACTGGAATGTGCCGTGTATTTTGAAGAAACCAATTTTATCACCGATAAATCACAGACATACTACTCGTCTTCGTTCTCTGGCTGCTACAAGTTTCTGTATGCCAACGCGATCATAAATGATATTCATCGCGACTACGGTGAGCTCCATGCCGCCATTGTCCAACAGGTTCTGGTGAATGGGCATTTGACTACCGGAGAGTACCTCAAGAACGTGGACGGGGCAGCTCAGGCGGAAGAGACAGAGAAGGCGTTCTCGattctcgtccttgaaaaGTGGCTAGTTCCAATTGACGAGTTGCATTTCCAGAGCAAGTACGATCTTTTCCACAAAGTGTATCAACAACAAACGGCGATTTTCAACGCGGAAAATAAGGGAAAGGTGATTTCTCAGGCAAAAAAGCTTCAGGTGATCAAGGAAGAGACCAGAAGAAAACATCAACAGCTCATGGGCGAGGACAAAGTCCGCTCGCGGCTTTTTCAATCGGACTCGAGTTCGATGTTTCAAAAGGTCAACCCAGATATTCCCTTGACGTTCAGTCTCGATAGATACTTGAAGAGATTACGGTCTTTGCATTTTGCCTCAGAAGCCAGACACAAAGTGGGCGAGATTTCTTCTAGAATTTATGCTCTTATACTCAATCGGCTAGAAGCCAAGTCAGCGGATGTTGAGAATCCAGAGCTCaggctggaaaaatatcttgCCAATGTTGGACAGTCAGGAGTGGGCCTAGATCCTCGTGTAGTGGAGCAAATCCGTGGCAGATACGAGCTGAAAGACCAGGAGAGGGGCATGAATATAACCGTCAGCGAGGTGTACAAGGAGCTTGTGAGGAACGGTGAGAAGTTTGGCGTTACTATCGCCAGCGTGAAAAATACAATTGCTGATCCATCGTTGGAATTTGGTCGCAAGCGGAAAACCGACGACCACTCCAATGGATTTCCTGGTGTGAAAAAGGTCAAGATCGAGGTGGACGAGGTCCTGGAAAGACTCGGATCTCATGATtcggacgacgaaaacgaaCATGACGACCCAGATAACCCGGATCCGCGCATTATGTCCACCCTCATGCAGCATCTGAAGCTTCTGGCCGCAGATCCCAAATTTCCATTTCTTGCCGAGACAGATCTGGGACAATTCCATGTTCCTTACACTCGACTGTCTCCAATTTTGGCCAAACATGTGTTCAAACAGTATGTGAAGGCCATCATAGGGCCGGACGCACTAAAAGTCTTAAATTGCATTGAAGACAAACGGCTTACCGACGAAAAGGCGGTGAGCAAGCTTGTGCTGATGAAAGAGGCCTCAGTCAGGAACATCTTGAGTCGCCTACTCAGGTTTAACATTATAGAATTGCAGGAGATTCCTAAAACCCAGGATCGGTCTGCGATGCGGTCCGTGTATGCATTTAGATTCAAGCCACAGCCGGCGATTGAGATGTTCAAAAAGTCCATCCTGTTCAATATGGGCgaggttttggagaaacttGAGCAATATAAAAAGCAAAACAAAATCCTGCTGGATAAAGTCAACAGAGAGGACGTGAAGGGCAGAGAACAAGAACTCCTGCTTCCGTCCGAGCTGAAGCAGTTAGAACAATATTACGAGTACGAAAGCACCTGGATCACGAAACTTGGCAGACTCCGTACTGCCATTGACGTTTTCGAGTTTCTAACGGCATAAGCATGATAGTCATAATAATAATTCGATGTACACTACGATTTTCGCGTCAGTCCATGGATTAGATaaaaatgtttttttttcgtaaaATAATGAGCCATtctttttttatttataAGAAAGATGACTGATTTTGAAGGCATAGCACAGTACTTGTCTATAAAGAGGAATTAATTCATTCAAATCAGTGAAGTCATACATTAGTCAAAGCATAAACATTGGCACATTTTTAAGTCATCAAGCCACACGGTTTGCAATTACTTACTGCCCGGTCTATTATTGTGGGTTTTTTATCGCAAGTCTGTGGGTTTGGTGTTTTCTTATCGGATTTGCCCTcaaatcaattttttgatcaaACACTCACAGCTTAATTTCGCCTACTCACCGCTCCATTACTGCCCTCTATTGCTACAATTGATTCTACTGTGGTCTGTCTTTGTAAATTAATCAGCAATGAGCTCGGTGAGAAGACCTTCAAAACTTTTATCTGAGAAGCAGTCAGATAAGCTAGCGCAAATCATCCAGAACTTCTTTCTCAAGGCGGCACATGTGATATTCCATTTCCGAGTGGCGTTTCCATCAGTAGTATTGCAGCCAGATGATAGTTACGGCGCGATGGGCGATAGCTTTGCACAATCCAAATATAATAACAGATGGTTCAATCTGGACCTTGGCAACTATGAGATTCCGAGAACCGAGCTTTCTCTCTGGCGAAACAAAGACATACTGTCGTTACCCCcgctggtgctggaaaCCTTTTTGGACTTAAGAGGGCTCAGCTCTAATCAAACACTCATGCTTGATGACGTGATCGTGAAAACAAGCAAAAAAAGTGAGATCGTGTTGGAGAGATGGCTCATTGAGTTTGACCTCAGCACCTTCGACAATGAGGTAATGGAGTTCCCGTCCATTTATAAGAAGATCATCATTTTGTTTCGGTCATTGTACCTGCTGGCGGGTCTACTTCCAAGTTATAAATTGCGGGACAAACTGGTGAAATCTAAatcgaaaaacagcgcCATC from Ogataea parapolymorpha DL-1 chromosome V, whole genome shotgun sequence includes:
- a CDS encoding ubiquinol cytochrome-c reductase core protein 2 produces the protein MFARTSIRSFSTTVPKAVKVTTVEAPGSGVSSLKVIVKNAGSKASAPGLAHLLASSSFLNTEARSGLRLKRESELLGGEYKATVTRDSLVLEAKFLKEALPYYVNAIGDVLTGTLFRPHELTEIALPYSKTEAAVANSSPDFKALEALHAITFRTGLGKPLFYDGSKSYTSEDIAQYAKSVFLDGNVEVVGSNVVEADLKKFISESPLSKLPAGETSPAPQKSVAGQDARIRQAGPTAAVIGVAASDVATYSLLAAYAKSSLPASSSAAVDAKVVPYDGAALFYISITSPSGAETGALVSQAAKLLKEAKGLSKYKALATYNQAAQGSSVDISAAKDSVSVPKFNLAVVGDVDAVPYADEL
- a CDS encoding DNA-directed RNA polymerase III subunit C3, giving the protein MKTKSPESFLFTSLLKLVLGEQAAYVFGILLDHKRLTLPQLQKMCKMKMSAVKKSLVSLLQLECAVYFEETNFITDKSQTYYSSSFSGCYKFLYANAIINDIHRDYGELHAAIVQQVLVNGHLTTGEYLKNVDGAAQAEETEKAFSILVLEKWLVPIDELHFQSKYDLFHKVYQQQTAIFNAENKGKVISQAKKLQVIKEETRRKHQQLMGEDKVRSRLFQSDSSSMFQKVNPDIPLTFSLDRYLKRLRSLHFASEARHKVGEISSRIYALILNRLEAKSADVENPELRLEKYLANVGQSGVGLDPRVVEQIRGRYELKDQERGMNITVSEVYKELVRNGEKFGVTIASVKNTIADPSLEFGRKRKTDDHSNGFPGVKKVKIEVDEVLERLGSHDSDDENEHDDPDNPDPRIMSTLMQHLKLLAADPKFPFLAETDLGQFHVPYTRLSPILAKHVFKQYVKAIIGPDALKVLNCIEDKRLTDEKAVSKLVLMKEASVRNILSRLLRFNIIELQEIPKTQDRSAMRSVYAFRFKPQPAIEMFKKSILFNMGEVLEKLEQYKKQNKILLDKVNREDVKGREQELLLPSELKQLEQYYEYESTWITKLGRLRTAIDVFEFLTA